Proteins encoded by one window of Arachis ipaensis cultivar K30076 chromosome B04, Araip1.1, whole genome shotgun sequence:
- the LOC107635866 gene encoding uncharacterized protein LOC107635866 isoform X1, whose product MECNKEEAFRAKDIAIKKLESKDFPVAHKFALKAQKLYPDLENIGQLLAVCDVHCSAEQKLYGNEINWYKVLQIEMTADEVTIKKQYRKFALQLHPDKNKFVGAEAAFKLIGEAQRVLLDRVKRSDLDRKCRVAMSNATMPSRQQQKAHMNFKPTVQNTVKPNFVNNTTWQGQQSRQTSQQELNGGRPTFWTICSFCSVRYQYYREVMNRSLRCQQCNRVFFAYDVGSKGATPATNPSQQASGQQNNGFNHGASNVGVGSQGNVHANKFNTESRGKKRATSDVSRKPIGKRRKQESSESADSVSSDSEDDVVVEDNGFTDVQKNTTSREKQPRRSTRQKHQASSKVNASASDSDNDDDDDESFQPSSRYKRNGSSNPAGEMNNQNGLASENEDNKEVRRKEGAGDSNIDEASANLVYPDPQFSDFDKDKKEEDFKAEQVWAMYDTTDGMPRFYAMIKKVLSPRFKLQIRWFEPDPDDEDEINWSNEELPIACGKYKLGKTEIQQSRESFSHRILWEKTGRNTFKVYPRKGETWALFKDWDIKWYVDAESHQKYDFEFVEILSDFVEGEGVDVAHLAKVKGFVSLFYMKEGNCSSRIPSAQLFRFSHRVPSFRMTGQEGLGVPVGSFEFDPLSLPMNLEEEIDLPQDLKAKSCHSPSVGVSTRSSDAMKFKMKSDSDASPSKVNLERRNSALKNKASVDHIDDGVGPSDSVTTAVEIPDSQFFNFR is encoded by the coding sequence ATGGAATGCAATAAAGAAGAGGCCTTTAGGGCTAAGGATATTGCTATAAAGAAGTTGGAAAGCAAGGATTTTCCAGTGGCTCATAAATTTGCTCTTAAGGCTCAGAAGTTATACCCTGATCTGGAGAATATTGGTCAATTGCTTGCTGTTTGTGATGTACATTGCTCTGCAGAGCAAAAATTGTATGGTAATGAGATTAACTGGTATAAAGTTCTTCAGATTGAGATGACGGCTGATGAGGTAACAATTAAGAAGCAATACAGAAAGTTTGCTCTCCAACTTCATCCTGACAAGAACAAGTTTGTTGGTGCAGAGGCTGCATTCAAGCTGATTGGGGAAGCACAAAGAGTGCTTTTGGATAGAGTAAAACGATCTGATCTTGACAGAAAGTGCAGGGTTGCAATGAGCAATGCTACTATGCCATCTCGCCAACAACAGAAAGCTCACATGAATTTTAAACCTACAGTGCAAAACACTGTCAAGCCAAATTTTGTGAACAACACCACTTGGCAGGGGCAACAGTCTAGGCAAACATCTCAACAGGAGCTTAATGGTGGCCGCCCTACTTTTTGGACTATATGTTCGTTCTGTTCTGTTAGATATCAGTATTACAGGGAGGTTATGAATAGATCCCTTCGCTGTCAACAATGCAATAGGGTCTTTTTTGCATATGATGTTGGTAGTAAAGGTGCAACTCCAGCAACTAATCCAAGTCAGCAAGCTTCTGGCCAGCAGAATAATGGTTTCAATCATGGTGCTTCCAATGTAGGTGTTGGGTCTCAAGGTAATGTTCATGCTAACAAGTTCAATACAGAGTCTAGGGGGAAAAAACGTGCTACTTCAGATGTCTCGAGGAAGCCAATTGGAAAGAGAAGGAAGCAGGAGTCCAGTGAAAGTGCTGATTCGGTTAGCAGTGATTCAGAAGATGATGTGGTTGTTGAAGATAATGGTTTTACTGATGTACAAAAGAATACAACTTCTAGAGAAAAGCAGCCACGTAGATCTACACGACAAAAACATCAGGCTTCAAGCAAGGTGAATGCAAGTGCAAGTGACAGTGacaatgatgatgacgatgatgaatcATTTCAACCTTCAAGTAGGTATAAGAGGAATGGATCATCAAATCCTGCTGGTGAAATGAATAATCAGAATGGTTTAGCTTCGGAAAATGAGGATAACAAGGAGGTGAGAAGAAAGGAAGGTGCTGGAGATTCAAACATAGATGAAGCATCAGCGAATCTTGTCTATCCTGATCCACAGTTTAGTGACTTCGACAAGGACAAGAAAGAGGAGGATTTTAAAGCTGAGCAGGTTTGGGCTATGTATGATACTACAGATGGCATGCCTAGATTCTACGCCATGATCAAAAAAGTTCTATCACCGAGATTCAAGTTGCAGATACGATGGTTTGAGCCAGATCCAGATGACGAGGATGAAATCAATTGGTCAAATGAGGAATTGCCAATTGCGTGTGGGAAATATAAACTCGGTAAAACTGAAATTCAGCAATCTCGTGAATCATTCTCCCATCGGATTCTTTGGGAAAAGACTGGCCGCAACACTTTTAAAGTGTACCCTAGAAAGGGGGAAACTTGGGCTTTGTTTAAAGACTGGGATATTAAATGGTATGTGGATGCAGAATCTCATCAGAAGTATGATTTTGAGTTTGTTGAAATCTTGTCGGATTTTGTTGAAGGTGAAGGAGTAGATGTTGCACACTTGGCTAAGGTGAAAGGTTTTGTGAGCCTCTTCTATATGAAGGAAGGTAATTGCTCATCCCGAATACCATCGGCCCAGTTATTCAGATTTTCTCACAGGGTGCCTTCTTTTAGGATGACTGGTCAGGAAGGATTAGGTGTTCCTGTGGGATCTTTTGAATTTGATCCTTTATCCCTGCCTATGAATCTGGAAGAAGAGATTGATCTTCCGCAAGATTTAAAAGCAAAATCTTGTCACAGTCCTTCTGTTGGGGTGAGCACAAGGTCTTCAGATGCtatgaaattcaaaatgaaatctGACAGTGATGCATCTCCATCTAAGGTTAATTTGGAAAGAAGAAACTCAGCATTAAAGAACAAGGCGTCTGTTGATCATATTGATGATGGTGTTGGTCCTTCTGATTCAGTCACAACAGCTGTTGAAATACCCGATTCTCAGTTCTTCAATTTTCGGTGA
- the LOC107635866 gene encoding uncharacterized protein LOC107635866 isoform X2: protein MSNATMPSRQQQKAHMNFKPTVQNTVKPNFVNNTTWQGQQSRQTSQQELNGGRPTFWTICSFCSVRYQYYREVMNRSLRCQQCNRVFFAYDVGSKGATPATNPSQQASGQQNNGFNHGASNVGVGSQGNVHANKFNTESRGKKRATSDVSRKPIGKRRKQESSESADSVSSDSEDDVVVEDNGFTDVQKNTTSREKQPRRSTRQKHQASSKVNASASDSDNDDDDDESFQPSSRYKRNGSSNPAGEMNNQNGLASENEDNKEVRRKEGAGDSNIDEASANLVYPDPQFSDFDKDKKEEDFKAEQVWAMYDTTDGMPRFYAMIKKVLSPRFKLQIRWFEPDPDDEDEINWSNEELPIACGKYKLGKTEIQQSRESFSHRILWEKTGRNTFKVYPRKGETWALFKDWDIKWYVDAESHQKYDFEFVEILSDFVEGEGVDVAHLAKVKGFVSLFYMKEGNCSSRIPSAQLFRFSHRVPSFRMTGQEGLGVPVGSFEFDPLSLPMNLEEEIDLPQDLKAKSCHSPSVGVSTRSSDAMKFKMKSDSDASPSKVNLERRNSALKNKASVDHIDDGVGPSDSVTTAVEIPDSQFFNFR from the coding sequence ATGAGCAATGCTACTATGCCATCTCGCCAACAACAGAAAGCTCACATGAATTTTAAACCTACAGTGCAAAACACTGTCAAGCCAAATTTTGTGAACAACACCACTTGGCAGGGGCAACAGTCTAGGCAAACATCTCAACAGGAGCTTAATGGTGGCCGCCCTACTTTTTGGACTATATGTTCGTTCTGTTCTGTTAGATATCAGTATTACAGGGAGGTTATGAATAGATCCCTTCGCTGTCAACAATGCAATAGGGTCTTTTTTGCATATGATGTTGGTAGTAAAGGTGCAACTCCAGCAACTAATCCAAGTCAGCAAGCTTCTGGCCAGCAGAATAATGGTTTCAATCATGGTGCTTCCAATGTAGGTGTTGGGTCTCAAGGTAATGTTCATGCTAACAAGTTCAATACAGAGTCTAGGGGGAAAAAACGTGCTACTTCAGATGTCTCGAGGAAGCCAATTGGAAAGAGAAGGAAGCAGGAGTCCAGTGAAAGTGCTGATTCGGTTAGCAGTGATTCAGAAGATGATGTGGTTGTTGAAGATAATGGTTTTACTGATGTACAAAAGAATACAACTTCTAGAGAAAAGCAGCCACGTAGATCTACACGACAAAAACATCAGGCTTCAAGCAAGGTGAATGCAAGTGCAAGTGACAGTGacaatgatgatgacgatgatgaatcATTTCAACCTTCAAGTAGGTATAAGAGGAATGGATCATCAAATCCTGCTGGTGAAATGAATAATCAGAATGGTTTAGCTTCGGAAAATGAGGATAACAAGGAGGTGAGAAGAAAGGAAGGTGCTGGAGATTCAAACATAGATGAAGCATCAGCGAATCTTGTCTATCCTGATCCACAGTTTAGTGACTTCGACAAGGACAAGAAAGAGGAGGATTTTAAAGCTGAGCAGGTTTGGGCTATGTATGATACTACAGATGGCATGCCTAGATTCTACGCCATGATCAAAAAAGTTCTATCACCGAGATTCAAGTTGCAGATACGATGGTTTGAGCCAGATCCAGATGACGAGGATGAAATCAATTGGTCAAATGAGGAATTGCCAATTGCGTGTGGGAAATATAAACTCGGTAAAACTGAAATTCAGCAATCTCGTGAATCATTCTCCCATCGGATTCTTTGGGAAAAGACTGGCCGCAACACTTTTAAAGTGTACCCTAGAAAGGGGGAAACTTGGGCTTTGTTTAAAGACTGGGATATTAAATGGTATGTGGATGCAGAATCTCATCAGAAGTATGATTTTGAGTTTGTTGAAATCTTGTCGGATTTTGTTGAAGGTGAAGGAGTAGATGTTGCACACTTGGCTAAGGTGAAAGGTTTTGTGAGCCTCTTCTATATGAAGGAAGGTAATTGCTCATCCCGAATACCATCGGCCCAGTTATTCAGATTTTCTCACAGGGTGCCTTCTTTTAGGATGACTGGTCAGGAAGGATTAGGTGTTCCTGTGGGATCTTTTGAATTTGATCCTTTATCCCTGCCTATGAATCTGGAAGAAGAGATTGATCTTCCGCAAGATTTAAAAGCAAAATCTTGTCACAGTCCTTCTGTTGGGGTGAGCACAAGGTCTTCAGATGCtatgaaattcaaaatgaaatctGACAGTGATGCATCTCCATCTAAGGTTAATTTGGAAAGAAGAAACTCAGCATTAAAGAACAAGGCGTCTGTTGATCATATTGATGATGGTGTTGGTCCTTCTGATTCAGTCACAACAGCTGTTGAAATACCCGATTCTCAGTTCTTCAATTTTCGGTGA
- the LOC107638525 gene encoding uncharacterized protein LOC107638525 → MDCNKEEALRAKVLAEQKMQNRDFPGARKFALRAQQLFPDVENIAQMLVVCDVHCSAEQKLYGNEMNWYKILQIEVTADEATIKKQYRKFALQLHPDKNKYAGAEAAFKLIGEAQRILLDREKRSELDRKFRVVMHGPSMAPHHQQKFQMNYNSVTQNTVRPNFTTFNPWQQQQQPSQTSQQGINGDRATFWTACSFCSVRYEYYREVLNRSLRCQHCNKPFIAYDVDVQGTTPATNLSQQTFTQRTYGLNHGAVKVDFGAQANLHTKKSDTESRANKGSTSDVSKKPNGKRSRKQMVESSESSDSFSSDSDDMFANDDGFTDLEKNSASREEHPRRSTRQKHQVSYNENASDDDDDESFEPSRINTGNESSNPANEMNIQNGLASALKDNKKGVKRDSEEDLVNRNAKIKEVRGEEVVGDSKVDEASENDVYPDPEFSDFDKDKKEESFAAGQIWAIYDMADGMPRFYALIKKVMSPGFKLRITWLEPDPDDDDEISWSIQELPIACGKYKLGSSDIIEGHETFSHMITCEKVGRSSFNVYPRKGETWALFKNWDIKWHKDAESHRKFDFEFVEILSNYVEGDGVFVALLGKLKGFVSLFFPILKDGNPLFQIPSTQLFRFSHRVPSFRMTGQEGVGVPMGSLELDPVSLPTNLDEIELPGELIGKTSQSPSVGMSSRSSDALKFMMKSDTHASTSKINLEGQNSTLRTKAPVDHIANGSAPSASVAAAIQVPKQQFFNFDEERSKVGVGQVWASYGGQDGAPRYYGLIISIKPSPDFEVHVLNLTNCWIPDTAVKWDDKKMIVPCGRFRVIQSPVVSILKDINSFSHLLHPVTDGNGRDKEFIIFPKKGQVWALYRKWTTKIRRADLLKMEYDIVEVVEEDNNSLGIEVLPLEKVSGYHSVFKGKSNGRSPATQRIPSRKLLMFSHQIPAFRLTEKHGNLKGFLEINPRALPANYLNDR, encoded by the coding sequence ATGGATTGCAATAAAGAAGAGGCTTTAAGGGCCAAGGTTCTTGCAGAACAGAAGATGCAAAACAGGGATTTCCCAGGTGCTCGTAAATTTGCTCTCAGGGCTCAGCAGTTATTTCCTGATGTGGAGAACATTGCTCAGATGCTTGTTGTTTGTGATGTGCATTGCTCTGCAGAGCAAAAATTGTACGGTAATGAGATGAACTGGTATAAAATTCTTCAGATTGAGGTGACAGCTGATGAGGCAACAATTAAGAAGCAGTACAGGAAGTTTGCTCTCCAACTTCATCCTGACAAAAACAAGTATGCTGGTGCAGAAGCAGCATTCAAGCTGATTGGGGAAGCACAACGAATCCTTTTGGATAGAGAAAAACGCTCTGAGCTTGACAGGAAGTTCCGGGTTGTAATGCACGGGCCTTCTATGGCACCTCATCATCAACAGAAGTTTCAGATGAATTATAATTCTGTAACACAAAACACTGTGAGGCCAAATTTTACGACCTTTAATCCTTGGCAGCAGCAACAACAGCCTTCTCAAACATCTCAACAGGGGATCAATGGTGACCGCGCTACCTTTTGGACTGCATGCTCATTTTGTTCGGTTAGATATGAGTATTATAGGGAAGTTTTGAATAGATCTCTTCGCTGTCAACATTGCAATAAGCCCTTTATTGCATATGATGTCGATGTTCAAGGTACAACCCCAGCAACTAATCTAAGTCAGCAGACTTTCACCCAGCGGACATATGGCCTCAATCATGGTGCCGTGAAGGTGGATTTTGGAGCTCAAGCTAATCTGCATACAAAGAAGTCCGACACAGAGTCTAGGGCAAACAAAGGCTCTACTTCTGATGTCTCCAAAAAGCCAAATGGAAAGAGGAGCAGGAAGCAGATGGTTGAATCCAGTGAAAGTTCTGATTCGTTTAGCAGTGATTCTGACGATATGTTTGCTAACGATGATGGTTTTACTGATTTGGAGAAGAATTCGGCTTCTAGAGAAGAGCATCCGCGGAGGTCTACACGGCAAAAGCATCAGGTTTCCTACAATGAGAATGCAAGTGATGACGACGATGATGAATCATTTGAGCCTTCAAGAATCAATACGGGGAATGAATCATCAAACCCTGCTAATGAAATGAATATTCAAAATGGTTTAGCGTCTGCTCTGAAAGATAATAAAAAAGGTGTAAAGCGAGACTCTGAAGAGGACTTGGTAAATAGAAATGCGAAAATTAAAGAAGTGAGGGGTGAAGAAGTAGTGGGAGATTCAAAAGTAGATGAAGCTTCAGAGAATGATGTCTATCCTGATCCAGAGTTTAGTGACTTTGACAAGGACAAGAAAGAGGAATCTTTTGCTGCTGGGCAGATTTGGGCTATTTATGATATGGCAGATGGCATGCCAAGATTTTATGCTTTGATAAAAAAAGTTATGTCTCCTGGGTTCAAGTTGCGGATAACATGGCTTGAACCAGATCCAGATGACGATGATGAAATCAGCTGGTCGATTCAGGAATTGCCAATTGCATGTGGAAAGTATAAACTTGGTAGCAGTGACATCATTGAAGGCCATGAGACGTTCTCGCATATGATTACTTGTGAAAAGGTTGGCCGGAGCTCTTTCAACGTGTACCCTAGAAAGGGAGAAACTTGGGCTCTTTTTAAAAACTGGGATATTAAATGGCATAAGGATGCAGAATCCCATCGGAAGTTTGATTTTGAGTTTGTGGAAATCTTGTCAAATTATGTTGAAGGTGACGGAGTATTTGTTGCATTATTGGGGAAGTTGAAAGGCTTTGTGAGTCTCTTCTTTCCTATTTTGAAGGACGGTAATCCATTATTTCAAATACCATCAACACAGTTGTTCAGATTCTCTCACAGGGTTCCGTCTTTTCGGATGACTGGTCAGGAAGGAGTAGGTGTTCCTATGGGATCTTTAGAACTTGATCCTGTATCCTTGCCTACGAATCTGGATGAGATTGAACTTCCTGGAGAATTAATAGGGAAAACTAGTCAAAGTCCATCTGTTGGGATGAGTTCAAGGTCTTCAGATGCCTTAAAATTCATGATGAAATCTGACACACATGCATCTACTTCTAAGATTAACTTGGAAGGTCAAAATTCAACACTAAGGACCAAGGCTCCTGTTGATCATATTGCTAATGGTAGTGCTCCTTCAGCTTCAGTGGCAGCAGCTATTCAAGTACCCAAACAGCAGTTCTTCAATTTTGATGAGGAGAGATCAAAGGTTGGCGTTGGTCAGGTTTGGGCTTCTTATGGTGGACAGGATGGAGCACCAAGGTATTATGGTTTGATTATATCGATTAAGCCTAGCCCAGATTTTGAGGTGCATGTTTTGAATCTTACTAATTGCTGGATACCAGATACTGCTGTTAAATGGGATGACAAGAAAATGATCGTTCCTTGCGGACGATTTCGGGTTATACAAAGTCCTGTTGTCTCTATTCTTAAGGACATAAATTCTTTTTCACATCTGCTGCATCCTGTTACTGATGGTAATGGCAGGGATAAGGAGTTCATAATATTCCCAAAGAAAGGTCAAGTTTGGGCATTGTATAGGAAATGGACAACTAAAATCAGGCGAGCCGATTTGTTAAAGATGGAGTATGACATAGTGGAAGTTGTTGAAGAAGATAATAATAGTTTGGGGATAGAGGTGTTGCCTTTGGAGAAGGTGAGTGGTTATCATTCAGTCTTCAAGGGCAAATCAAATGGGAGATCACCTGCAACCCAGAGAATACCTAGCAGAAAATTGCTCATGTTCTCCCACCAAATCCCAGCATTCAGACTCACAGAAAAACATGGCAATCTGAAGGGTTTCCTCGAAATTAATCCGCGGGCTCTGCCGGCTAATTATTTAAACGATAGATGA
- the LOC107638523 gene encoding uncharacterized protein LOC107638523, giving the protein MGVGTSPDLDVRVTWLTNYLPPKDAVKWEDEDMIISCGQFKTATGASCSIVCKNTHSFSHELHPVAIEGNGKNKKYTILPRKGEVWALYKKWSAKIRSSDLSNCEYDIVEVVDEDNSSGIKVLYLEKLSGFNSVFKGKTGGRSSATIPSKRFLMFSHQIPAFRLTEEHGDLASFLELDPAALPTHYFSSK; this is encoded by the coding sequence ATGGGTGTTGGGACTAGCCCCGATCTTGATGTGCGTGTTACTTGGCTTACTAATTACTTGCCACCAAAGGATGCCGTTAAATGGGAAGACGAGGACATGATCATTTCCTGCGGGCAATTTAAAACGGCAACTGGAGCTAGTTGTTCCATTGTCTGCAAAAACACCCATTCTTTTTCTCATGAGTTGCATCCTGTTGCTATCGAGGGTAATGGTAAGAATAAGAAATATACTATTCTCCCGAGAAAAGGTGAAGTTTGGGCATTATATAAGAAATGGTCTGCTAAAATCAGAAGCTCAGATTTGTCAAACTGCGAGTACGACATAGTGGAAGTTGTTGATGAAGATAATAGTTCGGGGATAAAGGTTTTATATTTGGAGAAGCTGAGTGGTTTTAATTCAGTTTTTAAGGGCAAAACCGGTGGAAGATCATCTGCAACTATACCTTCCAAAAGATTTCTCATGTTCTCCCACCAAATCCCTGCTTTCAGATTAACAGAAGAGCATGGCGATTTGGCAAGTTTCCTTGAACTTGATCCTGCAGCTCTACCAACTCATTATTTTAGCTCTAAATGA